cacccacccccatacacacacaccctgcatccACTCCTATatacacccccctccctccctccctccatccccatccacacctCTTCCCTTATCCACattccctccatccatccatccatccaaccccatacacacccctccctccatccatccacccctatacacaaccctccctccctccctccatccccatccacacctCTTCCCTTATCCACattccctccatccacccccatacacacccctccctccatccatccaccccatacacacccctccctccatccatccacccctaTACAcaaccctccctccatccatccatccccatccacacctCTTCCCTTATCCACATTCCCTCCATCCATacacccccatacacacccctccctccatccatccacccctaTACACAaccctccctcccgccctccatccccatccacacctCTCCACTTATCCACCCCTATacacactccctccctcctttcctccctccatccacccatTCATCCTCACCAAAATCtctccacacccctccctccatccacccacccctatacacacccctccatccatccatccctccatccacccaTTCATCCGCATACACACCCCTCCACTTATCCACCCCATatacacccctccctccctccctccacccccatacacacccctccaccTATCCACCCCTATagacacccctccatccatccattaaTGCCCCCCCCCAAGTACCCCTTCCtacccacacacacagcactctGTCCACCTCCATGTTCTCCCTGCCATGCCAATCCCATCATCCCACCTCAGATTTGTCCAGGGCCGCCGGGGGCCGGTACTCGCCGCTGTACGCCATGGGCGGGTGCTCCAGCTGCACGAAGCTGGAGTTTTCGTTCACGTTTttcctggggagagagagacgaCACAGACACCTCTGTCACTGGGCGACCCccacagtgggggcggggggggggagattctctgtcactgggtgaccccctacagtgtgtgtgtgtgggggagattcTCTGTCGCTGGGCGACccccacagtgtgtgtgtgggggggagattcTCTGTCGCTGGGCGACCCCCACAGTGGGGCGTTGGGGAGATTCTCTGTCACTGGGTGACCCccacagtgtgtggggggggggagattctgTCACTAGGCGACCTccacagtggggcgggggggagattctctgtcactgggtgacccccacagtgtgtatgtgtgggggggagatttTCTGTCAATGGGCGACCCCCAAAGTGGGAGGggggattctctgtcactgggcGACCAACACAGCGAAGGGCAATGCCCTGTCACTGGGCGACCCCTCAGCGCTCCCCCGTATCTCATTACTCAATTAACAATCTGCATCGCATAACTGCATCTGCATTAACGACATAATTTAATAATGATCTTAATAATTTAAAGGTAGCAGTTTGCTCCTGAGGTATCAGTGACTGACAGTTGCTAATGAATTATCAATCATTAATTACCCACCAACCATCTTTGATTAGGATCAATTCATGGCTAATGCCCCAGACTGGTCAATAGGTGATTGCTAATTACCGAACACGGATTAACATTGGTGCTTCGTGAATTATGCCATTCGTGAGTCATTAGAAATGCCATTTAACCAGCGATTGTCGGTTACTGATCTGGATACAAATGTGTATCCTTCTCCTACAAAAATGCTCCTTAGTTTTAAGCGAAGAGCCGTCATGTGTGTTAATTGTTATTCTGCCTTTATTTGGAGAGACAAAAAATGGTGGCCTTCCCCTGCCAAAATCGCCCTTTCCGTCGAAAATCAACGACGGAGACGCGTTTAAAACGATTGCGGGGAACGACACTTATTTCGGTGCGAGGCCATTCGCCGCCCGCCCCGGTCAGAGCGCCCCTCATTTGAAAACCCAACTGGATCGGAAGACCCGCTTGGTGATGGCAGTTAGGCCCAGGGTTGGTCCAGGAAGGATTTCAATCGACTGACGCTCAGAACAGCTGCTCTCCCTTTAAGGGCAGTTCTGCCTCGTACTGGCAAGAGGACGGTCTGCGATCCCATCTGGCTCTGGCCTGGATTCGGGCCCCGGCGTCACCCCGCTCCCGGGACGCCCCGTTTGTTAGTGCAGCTGAGTCCCGGGGGGCTCCGGACTTACTTTTTCCGCGTCTGACTCACGTAACACACGGCGGCGATGAGAATCGCAAAGGCCACCACGGCGCCCACCGGCCCCACCTTCGCCCACATCAGATTGTCTGAAAGCAGCATGCGGGCTGGGGTTAGTCCCGGCCTTGcccagcggggggcgctgtggggagcggggggcaggggagtgctgGCCATGGAGGGAGCTCTCGGCTACCCCAGCCCCGGccactcccagcagggggcgctgtggggagtggggcaggagcactggccgTGGGGGGAGTTCCTGGCTACCCtagccccggcctctcccagcagggggcgctgtggggagcggggcagaagCACTGGCCGTGGGGGGAGCACCCAGCTACCCtagccccggcctctcccagcagggggcgctgtggggagcggggcaggagcactggccgtgctcccagcagggggcactgtacgGGCGGACACTCACTGGAGTGGTGGAACTGGAGCTGCTGGTTCTTGGTGCCGTACAGGTTGCGGGCGGAGCAGACAATGAAGAGCTGCGAGTCCGGCTCCCCGCGCAGCGTCAGGATGCTGGTGACTGTGTAGCCCGTCTTCTGGGAATAGACGAACTCCTGGTCAGTCTCGTTGACCGTCACGTTCCGGGTGGGCAGCTCGAAGGAGATCACGGGCTCCGGATTGGCCAGCACGGCGCAGACACACTGCACCGTGTCCCGGGCTGCCGTGCACTTCGACTCCACGAGGATTATGGGAGCGACTGCGGAAGAGAGACACAGCATCAGCATCGaagagatgcagccagctctggggtggggcggctggggaacagccacacatAACGCTGCACAAGGATGGCCTGCCCCAGAGCTGCCTGAGATGCAGCCTCATCTGGGGTGGGGCAActggggaacagccgcacagCGAAGCTACATGGGGACAGCTCgcctggcactgagatgcagccagctatGGGGAGGGGCACCTTGGGAACGGCCACACAACACTGCATGGGGATGGTCTGTACGAGAGCTACCTGAGATGCAGCCTCGTCTGGGGCAGGATATCTGGGGAACAGCAGCACATAACATTGCACGGAAACAACTAGGCTggagctgaaatgcagccagctctggggcagggcagctggggaacagccacacatAACGCTGCACAAGGATGGCCTGCCCCAGAGCTGCCTGAGATGCAGCCTCATCTGGGGTGGGGCAACTGCGGAACAGCCGCACAGCGAAGCTACATGGGGACAGCTCgcctggcactgagatgcagccagctatGGGGAGGGGCACCTTGGGAACGGCCACACAACACTGCATGGGGATGGTCTGTACGAGAGCTACCTGAGATGCAGCCTTGTCTGGGGCAGGATATCTGGGGAACAGCAGCACATAACATTGCACGGAAACAGCTAGGCTggagctgaaatgcagccagctctggggcagggcagctggggaacagccacacatAACACTGCGCAAGGATGGCCTGCGCCAGAGCTGCCTGAGATGCAGCCTcatctggggtggggcagctggggaacagtcACACATAACGCTGCCCAGGGGCAGCTCGTCTGGTGCTCAggggcagccacctctgggggggggagggtagagggGGGAAAGCCCTGACACCCTCTGGCACCGGGCATGGGTGACTCACACTCCACGGTGAGGTTGAAGGCGGAGCCGCGCTGGCCGTACTGGTTCTCCGCCACACACCAGTACTCCCCGTCGTCCTCGTGGGTCACGGCGGGGATCTCCAGCAGCAGCTCGCTCTCGTAGACCACCGTGGCCACGATCTGCTTCTCCTTGAAGATAGTGATGATGGGCTCCGGGTTGCTCTCGGTGGTGCACAGGATAGTCACCGGCTCcccctccactgccaccaccgAGGAGTTCACCGACGGCTTCCGCGGGGCGTCTGCGAGGGACCCACAGAGCCAGAACTATAAGCAAAgtgccccactcccctctcagagccaggacagaacccaggagtcctggctcctagcccccccccaccccgcactctaaccactaggcccactcccctcccagagctaggatggaacccaggagtcctggctcccaccccccacccccgctctagcCACTAGGACCCACTTCTCCCACCGCtgggagatagaacccaggagcagCCCCCGCACCatccccgctctaaccactagatctcaatccccattcccctcccagagccaggatagaacccaggagtccaggctcccagcccttcccccgctccactctgaccactagaccccactcccccccactccaggcaCTCACACATGATGGTGAGGGCCAGGGAGCGGTTCACCCGCCCATACACGTTCTCGGCCACACAGGTGTAGATCCCGTCGTGCGCATGAGTGACGTTGTCCAGCTCCAGCGTCAGGTTGGTGGATGGCTCCTCCCGCAGCACGGCTTCCTCCTTGAACCACGCCAGCAAGGCCAGGGGGTTGCTGTCCACCACGCACGCCAGCACCACATGGGAGCCCTCCGTGATCTCCAGGGACGAGTTCACCTGCAGGATCCGAGGCACGTCTGCGGTGGGGGAGGCAGAGTGTCCTTAGcctgtgggactccctgccactggaggTCAGCAGGGATAACTTGcgggactccctgccactgggtgTTAAGGCCATGCTACCAGGTATTAGTGGGGTTAACCCatgggactccctgccactggaggTCAGCGGGGATAACTTGcgggactccctgccactgggtgTTAAGGCCACGCTACCAGGTATTAGTGGGGTTAACCCATGGGATTCCCTGccactgggtgccagcagggttaACCCGCAGGTTAACTCCTCCTGCTCTAagcactagcccccactcccctcctggcgCCAGGGCCAGAACGCAGCAGGCTGGCCGGGGGGCAGTTCTGGGGACTCACACTTGACGTCCAGGGTGGCGAAGGCCTCGAAGAGGAAGGTGGTGTTGGGGTAGGTGACCTGGCAGCCCAGCTCGTGCCCGTCGTTCTCCCGCGAGGGCCGGAACTTGAGCAGGGACACCTGGCTCCAGGTGCcgctctcctcctccagctggccgAAGACAGCCTGCTCTTCCAGCACCTCGTGGTGCAGCCAGCTCACCACGGGCTTCATGGTGGGGCAGTTATCCGGCACCACGCACCGCAGCTCCGCCTCCGTCCCCACCACCACCGCAGCCGGGGGCACAATGGTGGGTTTGTCTGGCGAGGGAAGAGGCTGGGTAAAGCCAAAGACTCGGGCCAGAGCCatagagagaacccaggagtcctggctcccagtccccacctccccggctctaaccacgagaccccactcccctcccagagccatagagagaacccaggagtcctggctcccagtccccacctcccctgctctaaccactagacccactcccctcccagagccacagagagaacccaggagtcctggctcccagtccccacctccccggctctaaccacgagaccccactcccctcccagagccatagagagaacccaggagtcctggctcccagtccccacctccccggctctaaccacgagaccccactcccctcccagagccatagagagaacccaggagtcctgctcccagtccccacctcccctgctctaaccactagaccccactcctcttccaGAGACGAGAAGAGACCCAAATACGCCCTGATGCAACAGTAGGGGGGTGCTGAGCTCCATGGCACAGGGTGCAGGATTCACTGGGGGGGGGCCTCTCTCATCACTATTAATTGAGCCCCTAGAGGGTCAAGGGCCCCGTGCCCCATTTCCACCCCCCACGCCtcccccccaagccagccagtcccaTGCCCTGAAGCTGGATGgcagctggcgccccctagaggggaaaggccccatgtctcATTCCCCGATTCAGCCGTCCAAGGGGCCTGGCCCAGCGCCCCCCACTCACTGATGATCTCCAGGTTGCTGTGCTCCGAGTAGGTGTACTGGTTGTAGCCGCCCAGGTCTCCGCGGAAGAAGTACTTCCCCGCCAGCTCGGGGCTGAGGCGGCCGAGCTGCAGGGTGCAGTTGCGGGCCTGGAGGTCGCCCAGCAGGCGGGTGCGGCCCTGGAAGCTCTCGTGAACGATGCTGGTGCGCGACTTGTACACCACGGGCGGGTAGTTCCGGGGGTAGGGGCTGTTGAAGTACCAGATGCCGTGCACGGCCGAGGGGCGCAGCTCGTCCGGGTAGTCGAAGCGGCACGGGATGGCCACACACGTGCCCTCGAAGGCCACAATGGTCTGGGGCATCCACGCGCTCCACGGCCCACCCAGGGTGCCTGGCGGGCAGATGGGAGCAAcaggcgctgggcagtggggccaGGAACCCACACGCCCGTCCTCTTTGCCCCCAACCTTTCCTGCCATGGTCCGGTCTCCTTCCTGTCGATTTCCCCACTGCCCTCTTCTCTGCCCAGCTGCCAAACCCCGCTGGGCCCTGGTTTGTTACCCGTCTGTCCatccctctctatccatccatccctccatccgtttccatccatccctctctccACCTATGCATCCatccattcctccctccctccacctatccatccatccctctctccatctatccatccatccctctctccatccctctctatccatccatccctccatccatttccatccatccctctctccacctgtccatccatccatccatccatccctctctatccatccatccatctctccacctacccatccatccctctctatccatccatccctctctccacctatccatccatccctctctatccatccatccctctctccacctatccatccatccattcatcccactctatctatccatccctctCTATTCATCCATTTATATCCATCCATCGCTCCCTCCCTCTacctatctatccatccctccctcccacaaaacATTTATCCACACTTCCGTCCAATGAACCATTTATCCATCTACCCACCCAGCCAGCCAACGGTCCATCCACCCAATCATTTAaccatccattcatccatccatctgtccatccatccatccaaacAATCCACCATTTATCCATCCACCTACCCACTCAACCATCTGAACCAACCATTTGTTCATTTAAGCATCCACTCAACCAACCTACCTTCTAACCATCCATCCCCCTATCCACCCATCCAatcatccattcatccaacccaccATCCAGCCATCCCTGCTTTCATCTCTCTCTAGTTATTTCTCAGACACCTGGTGGCACCGTATCTAAACGCCACCCCGGCAACAAGTACAATTCAACTGACATAAAATTACAGTTCTGACTCTCACGGCCTCCTCTTTGAGTCACCCCAACGGATCCTGTTCCAGCGAGGAATGCCTGCCTGTATGTTCCCCCCAGCAGGGTCCccgatcatagaaccatagaatagcagggttggaagggacctcaggaggtcatctagtccaaccccctgctcaaagcaggaccaatccccaatttttgcccccgatcgctaaatggccccctcaaggattgagctcacaaccctgagtttagcaggccaatgctcaaaccactgagctatcccccccgaGCTATCCTGTGAGCACAGCCCAAACCTGAGGCCTTTGGGAACCCTCTTCCGTCAGAGCTAGTTCCGGTGGACCTAGTTCAGGGCTTTTCCCATGCTGGGAATGTTAGACCTGAATGAACACGCACCTGACCTTGGAACTcctcccatgcctcagtttccctgctgacCCAACCACCCGCTTTCAGTGCCCAGTTCGAACCCGGATCCTACTGCCCAAGCTCTCATTGTgggagcctggctgctggggtAGGGGAGGGAATATCTCATGGAGAGCATCCCTCTTTTCCCCCACAATGTGGAGAgctccccaaaacacacacccgcagccccccgccttggaggacaccccccgcccccagcagggaCTGGGTAGCTTGTTCTCCTGGGACCACCCAGCCCTCAGTCCAGGGGTACAACAGAGCTAAACCAAGGTCCAACAAACTCAGCTCACGCGCCAGGAAAATTTGAACCGCCGACGGtgagctgattggcggggctggaAATCAGACGCACCATCCCGCCGCTTGGCTAAGTCTGTGTGATGATACAGGGCGAGTGGACAGTTCATGCACTGAGGTGTACGCGCCACCTACTCCCCTTTGGCTCAGGGAGCAACAGCTCTGGCTGCTCGCTCCCGAGAGCCCCAGGTTCAAACCCACTCTCTGGAGACAGGGCTGTAAAAGACAGGAAATGGGGCTGTGGATTGCTCCCTTGGGGTCTCCTCGGTACCTCCAAATAGGATCCCGAAGGTGAGCAGAGTGCCAGCAGCCTTCATCTTCTCAGGGGGCAGCGACGTTGTGTCaactggggagagagaagaggggctTAGATGAGGTGTGGTTGGTGTTTCCCCATCTCACCCCCAGGGCAAATGGGACCCGACCCAGGAGAGCTCACTATGTGCACAGGGTGGGTCTGATcccatccagcagggggcagcatgcaCCCCAACAGAGCAGATTCATCCCTCCCAACAGGAGGCGCTGGGGCCTTTGAACAAACAGCCGGCGAGTTTCTTGGGGAGAGACCAGGGCACACGGGCACCAAAACTAGAGGTCATTCATTGCAAGCAGCAACTGCTGTGATGCCCCCTAAGGGCcatgctggggatagaacccaggagtcctggcttccactCCCATGCCCCACCCTCTGCAATCAGACCCTTTCCCTACAGAAGTAAGGATGAAATTAACTGGAGAGAAACTTTCAGGGTGGATCTCAGGGGACAAGTTCCCCCAATgcaggaggggggggagggagtctctGAGGTTGGGAAATCACTTCCCAAcaaggggaaggaagtggggtctagtggttagagtgggggggcgtgttgggaaccaggactcctgggatcaTTCCCTGACACTCAGGAGATTTAACACCAGGCCCAGGGAGATGTTGCCCCACAGGCTCTCAGCTGTGactccagcagggcagggagatcCCTGGCCCAGGGcgtggagggggtggaggggaagtggggtggggagagaaacgCAACCTCAGCCCCCCCCAAGGAAACATGGGAACCGAGCAGTCGCTGCTGTTCTCACAATGGCCACAAGATGGCAGTGGGGCCTCGCCACTGCACACACAGCGCACtagtagcagagccagggagagaacccaggagtcctggctcccagcccctcccgccttagcccccactcccctctcagagctggggggagaacccaggagtcctggttcccagcccctcccgccttagcccccactcccctctcagagctggggggagaacccaggagtcctggttcccagcccctcccaacttagcccccactcccctctcagagctgggggtagaacccaggagtcctggttcccagcccctcccgacttagcccccactcctctctcagagctggggggagaacccaggagtcctggctcccagcccctcctgccttagcccccactcccctctcagagctgggcggagagcccaggagtcctggctcccagtccttcCCACCTTGACCCCCACTCCCTtctcagagctggggggagaacccaggagtcctggctcccagcccctcccgccttagcccccactcctctctcagACCTggagggagaacccaggagtcctggctcccagccatccCGCCTTAACCTCAAAGACAGTCCCCGGGAGGACACAGACGCTCCCTTATGAGCCAGCACAATTCCCGGGCTGGCCGGTTCCAGGGAGGTGACTCCGATGGGCCAAcagagctgcgggggcggggggggggcaccgtGGGGAGCTAGCGATGGAGCAGCCCTGGTAGACACAACGGCCATGGGTTGGGCCCCCCGACCCTGGTGGGCCTTGAGGGCCCAGGCCTTGAATGGTCACCATGACACGGGGCCCGGAAGGGGTGGCTAGGGCCGACTCTACCAGGGCTTCCCTAGGCCTAGACCTTGAGTAGCCCCATGgcatgggggggaaggagggaaaggggTCTATGGAGCCAACCCTAGACTCTGAGTAGCAACCAGGTCCTAGGGGAGGGGGTAGAGAGGTCTGTGGGGCCAACCCAACTCAGGCCTAGGCCTTGAGTAGCCCCACGACATGGGGAGAAGGGGATGAGAGACCTGTGCAGAGAGGCCAACCCCACTCAGGcctggagcctgccttagccccgcacccctgccccagccccgagctcccggagcctgcactctgcacccccctccacaccccaccccctgccccagcccggagccccctcctgcaccctgaacccctcatttctggccccaccccggagcccacaccccaagccagagccctcaccccctcccgcatcccaaccccctgccccagcccagagagggtgggggagagcgagcgacagcgggaggggggatggagtgagtgggggtggggcctcttggaaggggcggagcagggggcggggcctcagagaaggggcggggcaggggtgtttggttttatgtgattagaaagttggcaaccttaatgAGAGGCCTATAGGGCAAACTCTACCCAGGCCTTTGCAGGTCAGAGGCAAGATGGCTGCCGGGCAAGATTGCTCCAGCCCCTTGCCCTCATCAGGCCCCATTTCCATGCTTCCGCCGCtctccaacccccagctccctggcacagGCTGGTTGCCATGGCCCAACCCTGGCGTGAGCCCCATGGGCCGTGGAGCCAGCCCCATCCTGATGTAGGGCAGCCCCGTAACCCTTCGGGGGAGGCCTCCGCCCTCCTGATCCTTCCCCCACGGCTCCGCCCCACCCCACTCATTCCTGATCCTCCCCAGAACAGCTCTCCTGATCTGGCCCCCAACACCTCTAGCtgctcaccccccaaaaaatcctgaCCCCCATTTCCCCTGAAGCCATGAGCAacccccctttttcccccctgaatCGCCTCAACCCCTCATGCCCCCTGTGGCCCCATCTCCAaatcctgccctctgcccccccaatcCACTGGCCCTCCATCTGCCCCCCTAAATTCCCTGAACCCCTCCAGTCCTCAACCTCTGACCCCCCCCAAGCCCCAGACCAGCCCCAGCTCTAGCTCCCCACAAGCCCTCGCCTGGCTCTGTGCCCACCCAACACTCCTCCCACCAGTCCCGTCCCCTGGGGGGCAAGGGTCTCCCATCCAAGccgtgacacacacacccctgctgccCACACTTAGCTGGGGAGAAAAGCCAGGGGCAGCAGGCCTAGGCGAGGGGGTAGCCAGGCAACGCGGGGTTCGGCCTCCCGGTCGTGGGCACGGCTGCCATCCATGGCTGGTGATTGGCACCAGCTTGGGTTACACACACTGAGAGAGCTTATCAGGAGAccgtgggggggaggagggggagggcaggacgCCTGAttccggctccgggaggggagcggggtctagtggttagagcgggggtgggggtaggcaccaggactcctggttctttTGATCAGTAGTGATTAGCACAACCCCACCCCGCTTGCCCACACGGGTCCCAGGGAGATAAACAGGCGACTTCTCCCCATATGAGAGACAAAGGCCTTTGTGCCTCCCGAGGGAAAATGTCACCAGAGCTACGAGGCTCATTAATCACCCAGAGTctggactcccagcccccccctgctctaaccacta
The sequence above is a segment of the Chelonia mydas isolate rCheMyd1 chromosome 24, rCheMyd1.pri.v2, whole genome shotgun sequence genome. Coding sequences within it:
- the MAG gene encoding myelin-associated glycoprotein isoform X2, translated to MKAAGTLLTFGILFGGTLGGPWSAWMPQTIVAFEGTCVAIPCRFDYPDELRPSAVHGIWYFNSPYPRNYPPVVYKSRTSIVHESFQGRTRLLGDLQARNCTLQLGRLSPELAGKYFFRGDLGGYNQYTYSEHSNLEIINKPTIVPPAAVVVGTEAELRCVVPDNCPTMKPVVSWLHHEVLEEQAVFGQLEEESGTWSQVSLLKFRPSRENDGHELGCQVTYPNTTFLFEAFATLDVKYVPRILQVNSSLEITEGSHVVLACVVDSNPLALLAWFKEEAVLREEPSTNLTLELDNVTHAHDGIYTCVAENVYGRVNRSLALTIMYAPRKPSVNSSVVAVEGEPVTILCTTESNPEPIITIFKEKQIVATVVYESELLLEIPAVTHEDDGEYWCVAENQYGQRGSAFNLTVEFAPIILVESKCTAARDTVQCVCAVLANPEPVISFELPTRNVTVNETDQEFVYSQKTGYTVTSILTLRGEPDSQLFIVCSARNLYGTKNQQLQFHHSNNLMWAKVGPVGAVVAFAILIAAVCYVSQTRKKKNVNENSSFVQLEHPPMAYSGEYRPPAALDKSESKEICSLESH
- the MAG gene encoding myelin-associated glycoprotein isoform X1, encoding MKAAGTLLTFGILFGGTLGGPWSAWMPQTIVAFEGTCVAIPCRFDYPDELRPSAVHGIWYFNSPYPRNYPPVVYKSRTSIVHESFQGRTRLLGDLQARNCTLQLGRLSPELAGKYFFRGDLGGYNQYTYSEHSNLEIINKPTIVPPAAVVVGTEAELRCVVPDNCPTMKPVVSWLHHEVLEEQAVFGQLEEESGTWSQVSLLKFRPSRENDGHELGCQVTYPNTTFLFEAFATLDVKYVPRILQVNSSLEITEGSHVVLACVVDSNPLALLAWFKEEAVLREEPSTNLTLELDNVTHAHDGIYTCVAENVYGRVNRSLALTIMYAPRKPSVNSSVVAVEGEPVTILCTTESNPEPIITIFKEKQIVATVVYESELLLEIPAVTHEDDGEYWCVAENQYGQRGSAFNLTVEFAPIILVESKCTAARDTVQCVCAVLANPEPVISFELPTRNVTVNETDQEFVYSQKTGYTVTSILTLRGEPDSQLFIVCSARNLYGTKNQQLQFHHSNNLMWAKVGPVGAVVAFAILIAAVCYVSQTRKKKNVNENSSFVQLEHPPMAYSGEYRPPAALDKSEYERRLASDKHLLNKPEGSLDLNVDYANIDFTKLATKDSYTLTEELAEYAEIRVK